One window from the genome of Epinephelus moara isolate mb chromosome 21, YSFRI_EMoa_1.0, whole genome shotgun sequence encodes:
- the cryz gene encoding quinone oxidoreductase: MSGSKLMRAIRVSEFGAPSVLRLCSDVPVPQPGHRQVLIRVHACGVNPVETYIRAGTYARKPSLPYTPGTDVAGVVETVGEGVTAVKAGDRVFTTATESGAYAEYTVAADDCVHKLPSALDFNQGAAIGIPYFTAYRALIHKAHTKPGETVLIHGASGGVGVAACQLSRALGLKVLGTAGTSEGMKLVLSNGAHQAFNHREEGYTHKIMEATEGKGIDVIVEMLSNVNLSKDLQMLAFGGRVTVVGCRGSIEINPRDTMAKESSIIGVALFFSKPEETKECAALLYAGMEAGWLRPVVGSQYPLEKAAQAHHDIIECPGAAGKTVLIM; this comes from the exons atgTCGGGCAGCAAGCTGATGAGAGCCATCAGAGTGAGTGAGTTTGGAGCTCCGTCAGTGCTCAGACTGTGCTCAGATGTGCCTGTCCCACAGCCTggacacagacag GTGTTGATTCGTGTCCATGCCTGTGGAGTGAACCCTGTGGAAACTTACATCCGGGCTGGGACCTACGCCCGTAAGCCCTCCCTGCCATACACAccaggcacagacgtagctgGAGTGGTGGAAACTGTTGGAGAAGGAGTCACTGCAGTAAAG gcAGGAGATCGTGTGTTCACCACAGCCACAGAGTCTGGAGCTTATGCAGAGTACACTGTAGCAGCTGACGACTGTGTCCACAAACTGCCCAGTGCTTTAGACTTCAACCAGGGCGCAGCCATAGGGATTCCTTACTTCACCGCCTACAGAGCTCTGATTCACAA AGCCCACACCAAACCTGGAGAGACTGTCCTCATCCATGGAGCCAGCGGAGGG gttgGTGTGGCAGCGTGCCAGTTGTCCCGTGCTCTGGGTCTCAAGGTGTTGGGGACAGCAGGGACATCAGAGGGAATGAAGCTGGTTCTCAGCAATGGAGCTCACCAAGCCTTTAATCACAGAGAAGAGggttacacacacaaaatcatg GAAGCCACAGAAGGCAAAGGCATAGATGTGATAGTAGAGATGCTGTCAAATGTCAACCTCAGTAAAGACCTCCAGATGTTGGCCTTTGGAGGACGTGTTACG GTCGTTGGCTGCAGAGGCTCCATAGAGATCAACCCCAGAGACACCATGGCTAAAGAGAGCAGCATCATAGGAGTGGCCCTTTTCTTTTCTAAACCG GAGGAGACAAAGGAGTGTGCAGCGCTGCTCTACGCAGGGATGGAAGCTGGTTGGCTACGTCCAGTCGTCGGTTCCCAGTATCCACTTGAGAAGGCCGCCCAGGCCCACCATGACATCATTGAGTGTCCCGGAGCTGCTGGGAAGACAGTCCTGATTATGTGA